The DNA sequence TCGACGACGAGAACGTGAGGCGAGTTTTCGAGGATATCGCGAGGGAGGAGAAGACGCACGTCGGCGAGTTTCTAGCGGTCTTGAAGACCCTGGACCCCGAGCAGGTTGAAGAGCTGAAAGCGGGCGCACAGGAGGTGGCTGAGCTCACCGGCGTTGCCGTACAGGATCCCCCGGCGAACCAGGAGCCCCTGTCGGAGGAGGAGTGGAGGTACCTTAGAAGCCAGGTTCTCTCTGCTGCCGACTCGGTTAGGGTGTTTAGGAGGCACCTCCCATTAACAAGGGTGGGCAGGGGGGTCCTCTACGTCCCCGTCGAGAAGCCCGGCGAGGGCGTCTCCCTCCTCCAACTGGCTGAAATCTCGCAGAAGTTCCGCATCTCTCAGAGCGCAATCGATTACGCTAGGGCTTCAAGGCAGCCCTTGGAGCTGGGCGATGCCTTGAGGGCAGCCATCGAGCTCGGTCTCAGCGAGGATCGCACCGTGCTGAAGGCCTTGGAGGGGCTGAAGGGTGCGCACAGGCTCAGCATCAGCGACTGGGCGAAGCCGGGCCAGGCCGTCGAGGAGGTTTCCGCAG is a window from the Thermofilaceae archaeon genome containing:
- a CDS encoding family 1 encapsulin nanocompartment shell protein, which translates into the protein MLSKHPLDLPVGRKLSKDEVADALRLSIIAELDAISLYLQLARSIDDENVRRVFEDIAREEKTHVGEFLAVLKTLDPEQVEELKAGAQEVAELTGVAVQDPPANQEPLSEEEWRYLRSQVLSAADSVRVFRRHLPLTRVGRGVLYVPVEKPGEGVSLLQLAEISQKFRISQSAIDYARASRQPLELGDALRAAIELGLSEDRTVLKALEGLKGAHRLSISDWAKPGQAVEEVSAAVTKLLESNATPPFVLFVSPTRYARLLAVHERTGVMELTRLKALAEVVANPAVPDDTAILASATTRTIDLVLGADTEVEYLGPEDGSHTFRVWETVAVRVRYDRGIAILKQV